The following are from one region of the Streptococcus sp. 1643 genome:
- the pbp3 gene encoding D-alanyl-D-alanine carboxypeptidase PBP3 produces MKKIILSFMTLLVFGTASTVSAQEFDVAAKHAIAVEATTGKILYEKDANQPVEIASITKLVTVYLVYEALEQGTISLSTPVDISDYPYKLTTNSEASNVPMEARNYTVEQLLEATMVSSANSAAIALAEKIAGSEKDFVDKMRAKLLEWGIQDATIVNTTGLNNETLGDNIYPGSKKDDENKLSAYDVAIVARNLIRDYPQVLEITKKPTSTFAGLEIHSTNYMLEGMPAYRGGIDGLKTGTTDKAGASFVGTTVEKGMRIITVVLNADQQDTNPYARFTATSALLDYISANFALKTVVQKGEAYNDSKVTVLDGKEDNVTAVAKSDISIVQRIGSGTTPALQFTPKSTSEMAPLEEGKVVGTLTYDDQDLVGQGYLTSDKPSFEMVSEKKVEKAFFLKVWWNQFIRFINEKL; encoded by the coding sequence ATGAAAAAAATAATTTTATCTTTTATGACACTTTTGGTTTTTGGAACAGCTTCTACTGTTTCTGCTCAGGAGTTTGATGTTGCTGCTAAACATGCTATTGCTGTCGAGGCTACAACTGGAAAAATCCTCTATGAAAAAGATGCAAATCAGCCTGTAGAAATTGCTTCTATTACAAAACTGGTTACAGTTTATTTGGTCTATGAAGCTCTGGAACAAGGAACTATCAGCCTATCTACACCTGTTGATATTTCGGACTATCCTTACAAACTTACAACTAATTCTGAGGCGAGTAACGTCCCTATGGAAGCTCGAAATTATACTGTTGAACAGCTATTAGAGGCTACAATGGTATCCAGCGCGAACAGCGCTGCGATTGCACTAGCAGAAAAGATTGCTGGTTCTGAGAAAGATTTTGTAGACAAGATGAGGGCTAAACTTCTTGAATGGGGAATTCAAGATGCAACTATTGTAAACACAACTGGTTTAAATAATGAGACCCTTGGCGATAATATCTATCCTGGTTCTAAAAAAGACGATGAAAACAAGTTGAGTGCCTACGATGTTGCAATCGTCGCTCGTAACCTCATCCGAGATTATCCTCAAGTTTTGGAAATCACAAAAAAACCAACTTCTACCTTTGCAGGACTTGAAATCCACTCAACCAACTATATGTTGGAGGGAATGCCTGCCTATCGTGGTGGTATTGATGGACTAAAGACAGGTACTACTGATAAAGCTGGTGCTTCATTCGTTGGAACAACTGTTGAGAAAGGGATGCGTATTATTACGGTTGTTTTGAATGCAGATCAACAAGATACCAACCCTTATGCACGTTTTACTGCTACTTCTGCACTTTTAGATTATATTTCTGCAAACTTTGCCTTAAAAACCGTCGTTCAGAAAGGTGAAGCATATAACGATAGTAAAGTAACAGTTCTGGATGGTAAAGAAGATAATGTGACAGCTGTCGCTAAGTCAGACATTTCCATCGTCCAACGCATCGGAAGCGGTACTACACCAGCTCTCCAATTCACACCGAAATCAACATCAGAAATGGCTCCATTGGAAGAAGGCAAGGTTGTTGGTACTCTGACCTATGATGATCAGGATTTGGTCGGGCAGGGCTATCTCACTTCCGACAAACCATCTTTTGAAATGGTTTCTGAAAAGAAAGTTGAAAAAGCCTTCTTTTTGAAGGTTTGGTGGAATCAATTTATCCGCTTTATCAATGAAAAACTATAA
- a CDS encoding AI-2E family transporter — MFRRNKLFFWTAEILLLTLIFYLWREMGAIITPFVTVVNTIMIPFLLGGFFYYITNPVVTFLEKRCKINRLIGVLVTLCALIGAIVVGVVYLLPILINQLTSLIISSQNIYSRLQDLIIDLSMNPVFQNIDIQQTIQQLNLSYVDILQNILNSVSNSLGSVLSALFSTVLILIMTPVFLIYFLLDGHKLLPMLERTILKHDKLNLSSLLTNLNTTIARYISGIAIDAVIIGCLAYIGYSVIGLKYALVFAIFSGIANLIPYVGPSIGLIPMVIANVFTDPHRMLIAVAYMLIIQQIDGNVLYPRIVGGVMKVHPITILVLLLLSSNIYGVIGMVVAVPTYSIFKEITKFLAKLYENHKEAKELEKTESN; from the coding sequence ATGTTCCGTAGAAACAAATTATTTTTTTGGACAGCTGAAATTTTATTATTAACATTGATTTTCTATCTTTGGAGAGAAATGGGAGCCATCATTACTCCCTTCGTAACGGTTGTGAATACCATCATGATTCCATTTTTGCTTGGTGGATTTTTTTACTACATTACAAATCCAGTCGTTACTTTCTTGGAAAAGAGATGTAAGATCAATCGTCTAATTGGCGTCTTGGTCACTCTTTGTGCCTTGATTGGTGCTATCGTTGTAGGGGTCGTTTATCTCTTGCCGATTTTGATTAATCAGTTGACCAGCTTGATTATTTCTAGTCAAAACATCTATAGTAGACTACAAGATTTGATCATCGATTTGTCCATGAATCCAGTCTTCCAAAATATTGATATTCAACAAACAATTCAACAACTGAATCTCTCCTATGTGGATATCCTACAGAATATCCTTAATAGCGTCAGCAACAGTTTAGGAAGCGTTCTTTCAGCCTTGTTTAGTACAGTTCTGATTCTCATTATGACCCCTGTATTCTTGATTTATTTCTTGTTGGATGGTCATAAGTTGCTACCAATGTTGGAACGTACCATCTTAAAACATGACAAATTGAATCTTTCTAGCCTTTTAACCAATCTCAATACAACCATAGCGCGCTATATCAGTGGAATTGCGATTGATGCGGTTATTATTGGATGTTTAGCCTATATTGGCTATAGCGTTATCGGATTAAAGTACGCCCTAGTTTTTGCTATTTTTTCTGGAATCGCAAATTTGATTCCTTATGTTGGTCCAAGTATTGGCTTGATTCCAATGGTGATTGCCAATGTGTTCACAGATCCTCATCGTATGTTGATTGCGGTTGCTTATATGCTCATTATTCAGCAGATTGACGGAAATGTTCTCTATCCACGCATCGTTGGAGGAGTTATGAAAGTGCATCCGATTACGATTTTGGTGCTCCTTTTACTGTCAAGTAATATCTACGGTGTCATAGGGATGGTCGTAGCAGTACCTACTTACTCTATTTTTAAAGAAATTACTAAGTTCCTAGCGAAATTATATGAAAACCATAAAGAAGCTAAGGAACTGGAAAAAACAGAATCAAATTAA
- the tuf gene encoding elongation factor Tu has protein sequence MAKEKYDRSKPHVNIGTIGHVDHGKTTLTAAITTVLARRLPSAVNQPKDYASIDAAPEERERGITINTAHVEYETEKRHYAHIDAPGHADYVKNMITGAAQMDGAILVVASTDGPMPQTREHILLSRQVGVKHLIVFMNKIDLVDDEELLELVEMEIRDLLSEYDFPGDDLPVIQGSALKALEGDSKYEDIIMELMNTVDEYIPEPERDTEKPLLLPVEDVFSITGRGTVASGRIDRGTVRVNDEIEIVGIKEETQKAVVTGVEMFRKQLDEGLAGDNVGVLLRGVQRDEIERGQVIAKPGSINPHTKFKGEVYILTKEEGGRHTPFFNNYRPQFYFRTTDVTGSIELPAGTEMVMPGDNVTIDVELIHPIAVEQGTTFSIREGGRTVGSGMVTEIEA, from the coding sequence ATGGCAAAAGAAAAATACGATCGTAGTAAACCACACGTTAACATTGGTACTATCGGACACGTTGACCACGGTAAAACTACTTTGACTGCAGCTATCACAACTGTATTGGCACGTCGCTTGCCTTCAGCAGTTAACCAACCTAAAGACTATGCGTCTATCGATGCTGCTCCAGAAGAACGCGAACGCGGTATCACTATCAACACTGCGCACGTTGAGTACGAAACTGAAAAACGTCACTACGCTCACATCGACGCTCCAGGACACGCGGACTACGTTAAAAACATGATTACTGGTGCTGCTCAAATGGACGGAGCTATCCTTGTAGTAGCTTCAACTGACGGACCAATGCCACAAACTCGTGAGCACATCCTTCTTTCACGTCAGGTTGGTGTTAAACACCTTATCGTCTTCATGAACAAAATTGACTTGGTAGACGACGAAGAATTGCTTGAATTGGTTGAAATGGAAATCCGTGACCTCTTGTCAGAATACGACTTCCCAGGTGACGATCTTCCAGTTATCCAAGGTTCAGCTCTTAAAGCTCTTGAAGGTGACTCTAAATACGAAGACATCATCATGGAATTGATGAACACTGTTGATGAGTACATCCCAGAACCAGAACGTGACACTGAAAAACCATTGCTTCTTCCAGTCGAAGACGTATTCTCAATCACTGGACGTGGTACAGTTGCTTCAGGACGTATCGACCGTGGTACTGTTCGTGTCAACGACGAAATCGAAATCGTTGGTATCAAAGAAGAAACTCAAAAAGCAGTTGTTACTGGTGTTGAAATGTTCCGTAAACAACTTGACGAAGGTCTTGCTGGAGATAACGTAGGTGTCCTTCTTCGTGGTGTTCAACGTGACGAAATCGAACGTGGACAAGTTATCGCTAAACCAGGTTCAATCAACCCACACACTAAATTTAAAGGTGAAGTCTACATCCTTACTAAAGAAGAAGGTGGACGTCACACTCCATTCTTCAACAACTACCGTCCACAATTCTACTTCCGTACTACTGACGTTACAGGTTCAATCGAACTTCCTGCAGGTACTGAAATGGTAATGCCTGGTGATAACGTGACTATCGACGTTGAGTTGATCCACCCAATCGCCGTAGAACAAGGTACTACATTCTCTATCCGTGAGGGTGGACGTACTGTTGGTTCAGGTATGGTTACAGAAATCGAAGCTTAA